TATACCCTAACGCAACAAAAGCAGGTGGTATCATAGTGATACTGAACATTGCTATCAGCAATCCCAGGATCCGAATTATCGAACGGTACTGCATACCTTGTGGCGTCCTTAAGACTTAGTCCAGTTTTAATTCACGAGTCATATTTTCATTGCGCTCGCGATGGACAATGATATTGTCTTCAATGCGAATGCCGCCATATTGCCTAAAGCGATCTATTTTTTGCCAATTAATATATTGAGTAAATTCTGTTTCGGCTAAATCAGCCAGCAAACTATCAATAAAATATAATCCCGGCTCAATAGTAAATACCATATTCGCTTCTATCGCGCGAGTGCAACGTAAATAGGGGTGACCTTCTGGAGCCGCTACGCTAGTGCCACGTTCGTCAGCCATAAATCCGCCGACATCATGCACTTGTAAACCCAAGTGATGACCTAAACCATGCGGGAAAAAGCTGCGCGTAATTTGCTGCTCAAGCATGGCGTCTGGAGCTAATTTTACAAAATCGAACTGATGCAAAATAGTGGCAATATGCTGATGACAATTAACATGCAGGTCACCATATTTAGCACCTGGTTTTAATTGATCGATTAACGCCAACTGCGCCTGATTAACTGCACTAATTAATTCATCAAACTCATTATTTCGTTCAGCACTATAAGTACGTGTTATGTCTGCTGCATAACCATTAAACGACGCACCGGCATCAATTAAAAATGAGTGCCGTTGTATTGGCGTGCGACGCTCTAAACCGGTGTAATGCAAAATGGCGGCATTGCGATTTAACGCCACTATATTGCCATAAGGCACTTCGTTTTCGGTTTGTTCAACACTGGTTAAATACGCTTGTTGAATATCAAACTCACTACCACCGGCAAAAAAAGCACTTTTAGCAGCTTGATGACCGTCTACGGCAATTTTATTAGCGATACGTAAACACGCCAGTTCATAAGGGGTTTTATATACCCGATGAAAGTGCAAATAATTTAATACTGGCTCAGGATTTATTTCAGTAAAGCCCAGCGCTTGAGCAACTTCAATATATTCGCCAATATAAGCTAAATTAGCTTTGTCATAAGGCAAAAAGGTTTCAACACTTTCAGCTTTTTCTAATAGCTGAATATCAAATTGCTCAGCCCAATAATCATGCGGCTCGTCAGGTACTTTATGCCAAAAATCTTTAGGTCGATAAAAAATCAACTTTGGTTTATTCACACCGTCAACAATTAACCAGCAGTGTGGATTATCAATTACCGGCAACCAAGCTTTAAACTGTGGATTAACATGAAACGGGTAATCCATATCATCTAAAAATCGACGTTTAGTTTGGCCCGAGTGAATAACTAAAGCATCTAAGCCTTCTCGGGCGAGTAATTGTTGTACCCGTTGCTGCAACTCAGCAATATGCGCCGGGTACAGCGCTTGATATAAAAGTGTCATAAGTGTCTGACCTGTTGACTAAAAAACATCCGATGTATCATAGCATTAATCTACTCTGACCCCAATCTGCATTGTTAACAGCGGTTGAAACACGTCATTATTAGCATTAAGTCGAATATTATAAATTTGATAATAGGCCATAACGGCTTTTACATACTCTCGGGTTTCGCGATAAGGAATGGTTTCCACCCAGACATCCGCGGGTAATGCATAGTCTTGTGGTATCCATTGTTTAACGCGACTATAGCCAGCATTATAAGCTGCGGTAGCCATCAATAAATTACCGTCATTACGCTGCATTAAATAATTTAAGTAATAAGTACCATAATCTATATTTTGCAAAGGATCATTCAGTTGCGCTAATGACACGGGCTTTTTCGCCACTTCTTTTGCTGTTGCTGGCATTAATTGCATTAAACCTTGCGCCCCTACGGGTGAGCGAGCATCAGACATAAAAGAGCTCTCGCGACGCGCAATTGCCATCGCCCAACCGGAAGCCACTTGAGCTTTTTCTGCCCCTTGGTTTATTTCATTTTGATAGGCCAGCGGAAAACGTAATTCTATGTCATCCCAATAACCGACATCGGCCAATGAAAATATTGCTCGGTCATACCACTGCAATTGATGAGCTAATTTTGCTGACACCAACTTTTGTTGTTCAGTGGCATTGTTCTGTAAATAGTTCCATTCCCGACGTGCCTCGGTATTACGCTTTAACGCTAACCACTCTTGGGCACGCAATACTGCGGGATGTTGCTTTAAGATATGCAGCTCTTCATCACTGACGGTGACCGGCGCATGAGCTAAGCTTGGCGGCAAGCCCAGTTTGGCCGCTGACATAAAGCCGTAAAAGTGCCGTTGCAGTGCTAACTGTTCAAATAATACCTTAGCTTTATCTGCCATACCTTGCTGTTCATATGCCCGCGCTAGCCAGTATTGCCAGCGAATGTTGCCCGCAAGCTCGGCTGGAAAAGCTTCAATAGTGCGTTGCACCGCTGGCCAATCTAATTGTAATAATAAACTGCCAACTTGCCACTGGGCTAACGTATCATCAAGTAGCTCTGGCGGTAATTGTTTAAACCAGTTGCTGGCACGCTCATCCCCTCTATTTGCTAAGGCAATGGCAAACTGGCGCTGGACATCTAATCGCTGAGCTGGCGTAAAATAAGGATCATTAATAAAGCGCTGCCAAGTCGCTAGGGCTTTATCGGCATCTCGCCAAATTAACCGCTTTAAGCCATAGGCTAAAATGTCACGTTCTTGCGGCTTCTTTAAAGCAAAAAATTTAGGCTTGGCAATTACACTGGGATTAATTCGGGTTTGCCGATACATTTCGGCTAAATATTGCTGTTCAGCCGGTAATAACGATTTT
The sequence above is drawn from the Rheinheimera salexigens genome and encodes:
- the pepQ gene encoding Xaa-Pro dipeptidase, whose amino-acid sequence is MTLLYQALYPAHIAELQQRVQQLLAREGLDALVIHSGQTKRRFLDDMDYPFHVNPQFKAWLPVIDNPHCWLIVDGVNKPKLIFYRPKDFWHKVPDEPHDYWAEQFDIQLLEKAESVETFLPYDKANLAYIGEYIEVAQALGFTEINPEPVLNYLHFHRVYKTPYELACLRIANKIAVDGHQAAKSAFFAGGSEFDIQQAYLTSVEQTENEVPYGNIVALNRNAAILHYTGLERRTPIQRHSFLIDAGASFNGYAADITRTYSAERNNEFDELISAVNQAQLALIDQLKPGAKYGDLHVNCHQHIATILHQFDFVKLAPDAMLEQQITRSFFPHGLGHHLGLQVHDVGGFMADERGTSVAAPEGHPYLRCTRAIEANMVFTIEPGLYFIDSLLADLAETEFTQYINWQKIDRFRQYGGIRIEDNIIVHRERNENMTRELKLD
- a CDS encoding transglycosylase SLT domain-containing protein — translated: MRRALYFISICLGVTVANASLAEEQTLRAEFSQAELKIASMSAVDAQTTLEKFADYPLQPYLELQRLKHHLTADQRIAEYLQRYNNSPMDWPLRKPWLFDLAKRKQSKLFLANYNGSSDTELECYHLRFKLAQPDVDKASIWPQVTKLWTVGKSQPNVCDALFTAWRDAGQQTTAIVWQRLRLAAEGGTASLVPYLKSLLPAEQQYLAEMYRQTRINPSVIAKPKFFALKKPQERDILAYGLKRLIWRDADKALATWQRFINDPYFTPAQRLDVQRQFAIALANRGDERASNWFKQLPPELLDDTLAQWQVGSLLLQLDWPAVQRTIEAFPAELAGNIRWQYWLARAYEQQGMADKAKVLFEQLALQRHFYGFMSAAKLGLPPSLAHAPVTVSDEELHILKQHPAVLRAQEWLALKRNTEARREWNYLQNNATEQQKLVSAKLAHQLQWYDRAIFSLADVGYWDDIELRFPLAYQNEINQGAEKAQVASGWAMAIARRESSFMSDARSPVGAQGLMQLMPATAKEVAKKPVSLAQLNDPLQNIDYGTYYLNYLMQRNDGNLLMATAAYNAGYSRVKQWIPQDYALPADVWVETIPYRETREYVKAVMAYYQIYNIRLNANNDVFQPLLTMQIGVRVD